The following coding sequences are from one Microtus pennsylvanicus isolate mMicPen1 chromosome 1, mMicPen1.hap1, whole genome shotgun sequence window:
- the LOC142840774 gene encoding spindlin-2-like, whose amino-acid sequence MKPKHRTIVTRQWTRSAVAYRTRSAAMIEMPLSLRGWPPLQKRDGSCLQKKDGSSLQKQKLGRPSEVLENIVGHRISHGWKEGDEPVTQWNAIILDQLPTNPPLYLLKYDGIDCVYGLELHHDERILQLKILPNKVSLSQATDTHLTNSIVGRAVTHEFEGTNGSKDEWRGVVLDEVPIMKTWFYVTYDKDPVLYIYHLLDDYIEGNLHIMPESPPAEVTSEVGKDVIIGKCVQLSKIDGTIKTGKIIYQVPTKPSMYLVKFEKDTLIYVYDVDKIQ is encoded by the coding sequence atgaagcccaagcacagaacgATAGTCACAAGACAGTGGaccaggagtgctgtggcctaccgcACTAGGTCTGCAGCCATGATTGAGATGCCTCTGAGTCTGAGAGGCtggccacctctccagaagagggATGGGTCATGTCTCCAGAAGAAGGACGGGTCatctctccagaagcaaaaactggGCAGACCTTCAGAGGTCCTGGAGAacattgttggccacagaatttctcatggatGGAAAGAAGGCGATGAGCCAGTCACCCAGTGGAACGCCATCATTCTAGACCAACTGCCGACAAATCCCCCCCTCTATTTGTTGAAGTACGacgggattgattgtgtctatggatTGGAGCTTCACCACGATGAAAGGATTTTAcaactgaagatcctgcctaataaagTGTCACTTTCTCAGGCGACAGACACCCACCTCACAAACagcatagttggcagagcagtgacaCACGAATTCgagggcacaaatggctctaaggatGAGTGGAGAGGGGTGGTCCTAGACGAGGTGCcgatcatgaagacctggttctACGTTACCTATGacaaagatccggtcttgtacatttaccacctcctggatgactacattgaaggcaacctccacatcatgccagagAGTCCTCCAGCAGAAGTGACATCGGAAGTAGGCAAGGATGTCATAATAGGCAAATGTGTGCAGCTCAGCAAAATCGACGGAACCATAAAGACGGGCAAAATCATTTACCAAGTTCCCACCAAACCTTCCATGTATTTGGTCAAGTTTGAAAAAGACACCCTTATCTATGTCTATGATGTGGATAAGATCCAGTAA